One region of Lathamus discolor isolate bLatDis1 chromosome 2, bLatDis1.hap1, whole genome shotgun sequence genomic DNA includes:
- the RNF32 gene encoding LOW QUALITY PROTEIN: RING finger protein 32 (The sequence of the model RefSeq protein was modified relative to this genomic sequence to represent the inferred CDS: deleted 1 base in 1 codon; substituted 6 bases at 6 genomic stop codons), giving the protein MSSALEGRSSKQKTTVSAVALQDLIICSHQLXDLSLAEPFKSSTGNTKNIYKPVNEEMVREIVDAGLRKKSTGHKTKEDADKGMHALDPSPPQLTLSQKLGLVEPSSLPLTAEKWVKIKQXSIQHRDSIQPCAICREELALQPQVLLSCYHVFHKWLHLFXRACLKAFEKFTGKKSCPSLCRKEQYQTREIHDGAHCFKALIRNXRERMXCKKSKNRKXLKETVPPKDRKLRKQFFERKESFGDKQPLLLRYAVTYDSEIDTLEVLQQNQYRCSTCVVMVAGERKEILFSVVSLRQNAGSYTTFVINAKSFPVTEKMNGEGDGKHSVANLKWLQAAKPGGY; this is encoded by the exons ATGAGCAGTGCACTGGAG ggCCGCTCCTCCAAACAAAAGACAACAGTTTCTGCAGTTGCTCTGCAGGATCTCATCATATGCAGTCATCAGCTCTAGGATCTTTCATTAGCAGAACCTTTTAAGTCAAGCACAGGGAATACCAAGAACATTTACAAACCTGTGAACGAAGAAATGGTCAGAGAAATAGTAGATGCAGGACTAAGAAAAAAGAGTACTGGCCACAAAACCAAGGAAGATGCAGATAAAGGAATGCATGCTCTTGATCCCAGTCCTCCACAGCTAAC GTTGT CTCAGAAATTAGGTCTGGTTGAGCCTTCTTCCTTGCCACTAACTGCtgaaaaatgggtaaaaataaagcagtgatCCATACAGCACAGAGACTCCATACAACCTTGTGCAATATGCAGGGAAGAATTAGCACTTCAACCTCAG GTGCTGCTTTCATGTTACCATGTATTCCATAAG TGGTTGCACTTATTTTAACGGGCATGCCTGAAAGCCTTTGAAAAATTTACAGGTAAAAAGTCTTGTCCTTCT TTGTGTAGGAAAGAGCAGTATCAGACCAGAGAAATACATGATGGGGCACACT GTTTTAAAGCTTTAATAAGAAACTAAAGAGAACGAATGTAGTGCAAAAAGTCTAAAAACCGAAAATAGTTGAAAGAAACAGTGCCTCCTAAAGATAGAAAATTAAGAAAGCAATTCTTTGAGAGAAAG GAGAGCTTTGGAGACAAACAGCCTCTCTTGTTACGTTACGCAGTTACATATGACAGTGAGATTGATACCCTAGAGGTGTTGCAACAAAACCAGTACCGCTGTTCCACTTGTGTGGTGATGGTGgcaggggagagaaaggaaatactgtTCTCAGTCGTATCACTGAGACAGAATGCTGGTTCCTATACTACCTTTGTCATCAATGCAAAGTCCTTCCCTGTAACAGAGAAAATGAATGGGGAG GGAGATGGTAAACATTCTGTTGCTAACTTGAAGTGGCtccaagcagcaaaaccaggagGATATTAA